One genomic window of Helicobacter kayseriensis includes the following:
- a CDS encoding alpha-2,3-sialyltransferase → MKSIVIAGNGPSLAQIDYTRLPQDFDVFRCNQFYFEDRYFLGKKIKGVFFNPFVLKQQFWTLHRLKDKGEYEVEDVYCNITMGKWDREWGNGKSKNLEEELKYDYPSVKSTYPYLSAMKDFDALLKFFVLYYNLRFTSGVMMLITALAQGYKEIYLTGIDFYEDGGLSYAFEVKNKPRLSQCIPLFDQEGFKDQVHQKHVDIEGIKLASMLEGVKIYALSPSSTLAQIIPLAPSQNQTSFEVYSKPKDYICDFVELPEIDKKDASIPPPLRLMAQKASQSGIKSNNFFVKLFLDSLELFRGIVYLILNKR, encoded by the coding sequence ATGAAGTCTATTGTTATTGCAGGTAATGGCCCATCTTTAGCTCAAATTGACTATACACGCCTCCCTCAAGATTTTGATGTATTTCGATGTAATCAATTTTATTTTGAAGATCGTTATTTCTTGGGTAAGAAAATCAAGGGAGTGTTTTTCAATCCATTTGTGTTGAAGCAACAATTTTGGACTCTTCATCGTCTCAAAGACAAAGGAGAATATGAAGTAGAAGATGTTTATTGCAATATAACAATGGGGAAATGGGATAGAGAATGGGGCAATGGAAAATCTAAAAATTTAGAAGAAGAGCTCAAATATGATTATCCAAGTGTGAAAAGCACCTATCCATACTTATCGGCTATGAAAGACTTTGATGCTTTGTTGAAATTTTTTGTGCTTTATTATAATTTGCGCTTTACAAGTGGAGTGATGATGCTCATCACAGCTTTGGCTCAAGGTTATAAAGAAATCTATCTTACAGGGATTGATTTTTATGAAGATGGAGGATTGAGCTATGCTTTTGAAGTCAAAAATAAGCCTAGATTATCTCAATGTATCCCGCTTTTTGATCAAGAGGGATTCAAAGATCAAGTGCATCAAAAACATGTAGATATTGAAGGCATTAAGCTAGCCTCTATGCTTGAAGGTGTGAAAATCTATGCTCTCTCACCTTCAAGCACGCTAGCACAAATTATCCCTTTGGCTCCATCCCAAAATCAAACAAGCTTTGAGGTCTATTCTAAACCCAAAGATTATATTTGTGATTTTGTTGAGCTTCCTGAAATAGATAAGAAAGATGCTTCCATCCCCCCCCCCTTACGACTAATGGCCCAGAAAGCTTCACAATCAGGAATAAAATCAAACAATTTTTTCGTCAAATTATTTCTTGATTCTCTTGAGCTTTTTAGAGGGATTGTCTATTTGATTTTAAATAAGCGATGA
- a CDS encoding DUF3800 domain-containing protein, with amino-acid sequence MHYKIFCDESNHLKYKTKTNFTLSSHIMVLGAICVPSSSMAFVNRYIKFLKHKYNYQKELKWTKLTFSQKQFYSELIDFFFDSVDLRFQALVVPNKQELEHDKYNQGSQDIFYYKMFYYVLRNLLRTESRAEIYLDYKDTRCAPRMKELERVLCHEYKQIKCFTVRSHESCLIQLTDLLIGAIAYKARDDIDHMSKIKNYIVQKLEQKTNIQLEQGTPPWETKFNIFRIQLGKSR; translated from the coding sequence ATGCATTATAAGATTTTTTGTGATGAGAGCAATCATTTAAAGTATAAAACTAAAACTAATTTTACGCTTTCATCTCATATTATGGTCTTAGGTGCCATATGTGTTCCTTCAAGCTCCATGGCCTTTGTTAATAGGTATATTAAATTCCTCAAACATAAATACAATTATCAAAAAGAGTTAAAATGGACAAAGCTCACTTTTTCTCAAAAACAATTTTATAGTGAATTGATTGATTTCTTTTTTGATAGTGTCGATTTAAGATTTCAGGCTCTTGTTGTTCCAAATAAACAGGAATTGGAACATGATAAATATAATCAGGGAAGCCAAGATATTTTTTATTACAAAATGTTTTATTATGTTTTAAGGAATTTGCTTAGAACAGAAAGCAGAGCAGAAATTTATTTGGATTATAAAGATACAAGATGTGCTCCCAGAATGAAAGAGCTTGAAAGAGTTCTGTGTCATGAGTATAAACAAATTAAGTGCTTTACTGTAAGATCGCATGAGTCTTGTCTAATCCAATTGACAGATCTTTTAATCGGAGCAATTGCCTATAAAGCAAGAGATGATATTGATCATATGAGTAAGATTAAGAATTATATTGTTCAAAAATTGGAACAAAAAACGAATATCCAACTAGAACAAGGAACGCCACCTTGGGAAACAAAATTTAATATTTTTCGAATCCAATTAGGAAAGAGCAGATAG
- a CDS encoding alanine/glycine:cation symporter family protein has protein sequence MEKVVEFLNSINTFAYGYYLVGLLIIVSVFYSFKLKFVQVTMLKEGLRVIAEKPDGKSDALSSFQALAISVASRVGIGNIAGIAVAVMAGGAGSIFWMWVMAFFGGASAFAESTLAQIYKSHDGNGFKGGPAYYMQKALNQRWLGILFAIILILTYAFGFNGLQSYTMTSAFAVYYHNPDGFEQSHWTIIIGLFSSVIAALLFFGKSSLIGKINAYIVPAMALFYIALALIVTFMNLHLLPEVLSNIFAKAFDFKAIFGGFAGSAVVIGIKRGLFATEAGMGSAPNAAASAHTSHPVKQGLVQAISVLIGILICSSTAFLVLFSQAYFEGRTTALPLVQKAMGEFFGSWGLHFVSIAVVCFAITSLLGNYYYAQANIKYLTNSKLVMWIFNALAVAMVFIGSQMNLKLAWELADVLMAVMATLNIIAILLLSHIVKIALKDYLEQRKKGIEPKFDPKKLGIKNTECWE, from the coding sequence TTGGAAAAAGTTGTTGAATTTCTGAATTCTATCAATACCTTTGCTTATGGGTATTATTTAGTTGGTTTATTAATCATTGTAAGTGTTTTTTATAGTTTTAAGCTCAAATTTGTTCAAGTCACAATGCTTAAAGAAGGATTACGCGTTATTGCAGAAAAACCCGATGGGAAAAGCGATGCATTAAGTTCTTTTCAAGCTCTAGCCATTTCTGTAGCTTCTCGTGTTGGGATTGGAAATATTGCAGGAATTGCTGTAGCTGTAATGGCTGGAGGGGCTGGATCTATATTTTGGATGTGGGTTATGGCTTTTTTTGGAGGAGCAAGTGCATTTGCTGAGAGTACTTTGGCTCAAATTTATAAAAGCCATGATGGCAATGGATTTAAAGGAGGTCCTGCTTATTATATGCAAAAGGCACTCAATCAACGATGGTTGGGGATTCTTTTTGCAATTATTTTGATTTTGACTTATGCTTTTGGCTTTAATGGATTGCAATCTTATACGATGACTTCCGCATTTGCCGTGTATTATCATAATCCTGATGGATTTGAGCAAAGTCATTGGACGATCATTATTGGTCTTTTTTCTTCAGTAATCGCAGCGCTTTTGTTTTTTGGCAAAAGTTCTTTAATTGGTAAAATCAATGCTTATATTGTCCCTGCTATGGCGTTATTTTATATTGCTTTGGCATTGATTGTGACTTTTATGAATCTCCATTTACTTCCAGAAGTTCTTTCTAATATTTTTGCTAAAGCTTTTGATTTTAAGGCGATTTTTGGAGGATTTGCAGGGAGTGCTGTTGTCATTGGGATTAAGCGTGGACTTTTTGCAACAGAAGCAGGAATGGGGTCTGCTCCAAATGCTGCAGCATCTGCTCACACAAGCCATCCAGTCAAACAAGGTTTAGTGCAAGCCATCAGTGTATTGATTGGAATATTGATTTGTTCGAGTACAGCTTTTTTGGTGCTTTTTTCACAGGCTTATTTTGAAGGTAGAACGACAGCATTGCCTCTAGTGCAAAAAGCAATGGGAGAATTTTTTGGTTCATGGGGATTGCACTTTGTGAGTATTGCTGTAGTGTGTTTTGCAATCACTTCACTTTTGGGAAATTATTATTATGCACAAGCCAATATCAAATACTTGACAAATTCCAAGCTTGTTATGTGGATTTTTAATGCTTTAGCAGTTGCAATGGTTTTTATTGGATCGCAGATGAATCTCAAATTAGCTTGGGAGCTTGCAGATGTGTTGATGGCTGTGATGGCGACATTAAATATCATTGCAATTTTACTTCTCTCTCATATCGTTAAAATTGCACTAAAAGATTATTTAGAGCAAAGAAAAAAAGGAATTGAACCTAAATTTGATCCCAAAAAATTAGGGATTAAAAATACTGAGTGTTGGGAGTAA
- a CDS encoding alpha-2,3-sialyltransferase, translated as MHNQKPPIVIAGNGPSLAQIDYTRLPQNFDVFRCNQFYFEDRYFLGKKIKGVFFNHRIIRDMFFTYYQLQERKEYEIENLYCPLQPFSIDDQSLKYFQRLKSEYPTVLDFCSYLTQDKEIYECILYHYLYFQKFLHMGIYMLVVAYNLGYREFFLTGIDFYEGQTQYAFNSKKNNLIQRVPGFSKMEDQKNYSCHSMEFDKKILEIIKRKANVFFLSENELVAPLAPKIENKVPFEVQSKDENYISDLCLAPSFSSQKQKRIFDFLQRSIKKIKKF; from the coding sequence ATGCACAATCAAAAACCCCCTATTGTTATTGCAGGTAATGGCCCATCTTTAGCTCAAATTGACTATACACGCCTCCCTCAAAATTTTGATGTATTTCGATGTAATCAATTTTATTTTGAAGATCGTTATTTCTTGGGTAAGAAAATCAAGGGAGTGTTTTTTAATCACAGGATAATTCGCGATATGTTTTTCACATACTATCAACTTCAAGAAAGAAAAGAATATGAGATTGAAAATCTTTATTGTCCTCTTCAGCCTTTTTCTATTGATGATCAAAGCCTTAAGTATTTTCAAAGATTAAAGTCAGAATATCCTACGGTGCTTGATTTTTGCTCATATCTTACTCAAGACAAAGAGATTTATGAGTGTATTTTGTATCACTATCTGTATTTCCAAAAGTTCTTACATATGGGGATTTATATGCTTGTTGTGGCTTACAATTTGGGTTACAGAGAATTTTTTTTAACAGGAATAGATTTTTATGAAGGTCAAACTCAATATGCCTTTAATTCCAAAAAAAATAATTTAATTCAGAGAGTTCCAGGATTTTCTAAAATGGAAGATCAGAAGAATTATTCATGCCACAGTATGGAATTTGATAAAAAAATTTTAGAAATTATCAAAAGAAAAGCCAATGTCTTCTTTTTGTCTGAAAATGAGCTTGTCGCACCTCTTGCACCAAAAATTGAAAATAAAGTGCCTTTTGAAGTTCAAAGCAAAGATGAAAACTATATCTCTGATCTTTGTCTGGCTCCGAGTTTTTCTTCTCAAAAACAAAAAAGAATTTTTGATTTTTTGCAAAGAAGTATTAAGAAAATCAAGAAGTTTTAA
- a CDS encoding N-acetylneuraminate synthase family protein, with translation MHYIQIQHRKIGADFTPLVIAELGINHNGNLQIAKEMVDSAHRAGVEILKHQTHIVEDEMSTLAQKTIPGNSKKSIYEIMSECALSEEEEFELKEYVESKGMIFISTPFSRAGADRLEKMGVSAYKIGSGEMNNHPLIKHIASFGKPMIVSTGMNDLESVKKTVQILESFKVPYALLHTTNLYPTPPHLVRLGAMQEMMREFPHIPIGLSDHTLNNNACKSAIALGASIVERHFTDHKNRIGPDIVCSMDEEETKDLIQSAKEIFLMRGGEKRATQEEQVTIDFAFSTCVSIAPIRKGEIFSKENLWVKRPGIGEIKAESYEEILGKRAKIDIAPDTHLTWEMID, from the coding sequence ATGCATTATATCCAAATCCAACACCGCAAAATTGGCGCAGACTTTACACCTCTTGTGATTGCTGAACTTGGAATCAACCACAATGGAAATTTACAAATTGCCAAAGAAATGGTTGATAGTGCTCATCGTGCAGGAGTTGAAATTCTCAAGCATCAAACCCATATTGTTGAAGATGAGATGAGTACATTGGCCCAAAAAACAATCCCTGGGAATAGCAAAAAAAGTATTTATGAGATTATGAGTGAATGTGCTTTGAGTGAAGAAGAAGAATTTGAACTCAAAGAATATGTGGAAAGCAAGGGGATGATTTTTATTTCTACCCCATTTTCACGTGCTGGGGCAGATCGACTTGAAAAAATGGGAGTAAGTGCCTATAAAATAGGCTCAGGAGAAATGAATAATCATCCCTTGATTAAACATATCGCGAGTTTTGGGAAGCCTATGATCGTCTCTACAGGAATGAATGATTTAGAAAGTGTCAAAAAAACTGTTCAGATTCTAGAAAGTTTCAAAGTCCCTTATGCTTTGCTCCACACAACCAATCTTTATCCCACACCTCCTCATCTAGTGCGACTTGGAGCAATGCAAGAGATGATGAGAGAGTTTCCTCATATCCCTATTGGATTAAGTGATCATACACTCAATAACAATGCTTGCAAAAGTGCTATTGCTTTGGGTGCAAGTATTGTTGAGAGACATTTCACTGATCACAAAAATAGAATCGGTCCTGATATTGTTTGTTCAATGGATGAAGAAGAAACAAAAGATCTCATCCAAAGTGCTAAAGAAATCTTTTTGATGCGTGGAGGAGAAAAAAGGGCCACTCAAGAAGAACAAGTAACAATCGATTTTGCCTTTTCAACTTGTGTAAGTATCGCTCCTATCCGCAAAGGTGAAATATTTAGCAAAGAAAATCTTTGGGTCAAAAGACCAGGGATTGGAGAAATCAAAGCAGAATCTTATGAAGAGATTTTAGGCAAGAGGGCAAAAATTGATATCGCCCCTGATACTCATCTGACATGGGAGATGATTGATTGA
- the neuC gene encoding UDP-N-acetylglucosamine 2-epimerase gives MKKIVFLSGTRADWGKIKPLIQKIKESKDLQYKIFACGMHLLKLYGETYLEIYKDGFDQVHLATPYQFGEQMDLSLSECIAQFSAFIQKEKPDMIVVHGDRLEALAGAIVGAFNNILVAHIEGGEVSGTIDESIRHSISKLAHLHFVANQKAKSRLIQLGEKQDHIFVIGSPDLDVMNSPTLPSFEEVQEKYYQIKPFGKDYAIFSYHPVTTEYENLPSKLENIFQALTQTKQNFILIYPNNDLGSNLIIQKIQSYKDFPQFCSFRSIKFEYFLTLLKHAKYILGNSSAGVREAPFFGIPCINLGSRQNGRFENNPSILSCDEKVEQILQAISQIPSIPIHRKNEFGDGKSAEKFISILEDKSIWNLPLQKSFVDFL, from the coding sequence TTGAAAAAAATTGTCTTTTTAAGTGGGACAAGGGCTGATTGGGGGAAGATCAAACCTTTGATTCAAAAAATCAAAGAATCTAAAGATTTGCAATATAAAATTTTTGCATGTGGGATGCACTTACTCAAACTCTATGGCGAAACTTATCTTGAGATTTATAAAGATGGATTTGATCAAGTCCATTTGGCCACTCCTTACCAATTTGGAGAACAAATGGATTTATCTTTGAGCGAATGTATTGCCCAATTTTCAGCTTTTATCCAAAAAGAAAAACCTGATATGATTGTTGTACATGGAGATCGTTTGGAAGCACTTGCTGGGGCGATTGTTGGAGCATTTAATAATATTTTAGTCGCACATATTGAAGGAGGGGAAGTGAGTGGAACGATTGATGAATCAATCCGCCACAGTATTTCTAAACTTGCTCATCTTCATTTTGTAGCAAATCAAAAAGCCAAATCTCGACTTATCCAACTTGGAGAAAAACAAGATCATATTTTTGTCATTGGTTCACCTGACCTAGATGTAATGAACTCACCTACATTGCCCAGTTTTGAAGAAGTGCAAGAAAAGTACTATCAAATCAAACCCTTTGGAAAAGATTATGCAATCTTTTCTTATCATCCTGTAACAACAGAATATGAAAATCTTCCTTCTAAACTTGAAAATATTTTTCAAGCTCTCACTCAAACAAAACAAAATTTCATTTTGATTTATCCTAATAATGATTTGGGCTCAAATCTTATTATCCAAAAGATTCAGAGCTATAAAGATTTTCCTCAATTTTGTTCTTTCCGCTCAATCAAGTTTGAATATTTCCTTACTCTCTTAAAACATGCTAAATATATCCTTGGCAATAGTTCAGCGGGCGTAAGAGAAGCTCCATTTTTTGGAATCCCCTGTATCAATCTTGGCTCTCGCCAAAATGGGCGCTTTGAAAACAACCCTTCAATTTTATCTTGTGATGAAAAGGTTGAGCAGATTCTTCAAGCTATTTCTCAAATCCCCTCTATCCCTATCCATCGTAAGAATGAATTTGGTGATGGAAAAAGTGCAGAAAAATTTATTTCCATTTTGGAAGATAAATCAATTTGGAATCTTCCTTTACAAAAAAGCTTTGTGGATTTTTTATGA
- a CDS encoding cytidylyltransferase domain-containing protein, with protein MKVLALIPARSGSKGVKDKNIRLFRGLPLMSHTITSALKSGICDEVFVCTDSEDYALIAKEYGASVPFLRSEESARDESKSIDCVMESLEKYKSLGKEFDVLLLLQPTSPLRNATHIKKAYELFLSCNCQSLTSVCEVNEHPLFMRTLQKNALSPLLEVSSSVRRQDLPPYYRLNGAIYLNLISELSLQTSFNDNTIGYVMSREDSLDIDREEDFQDQREKK; from the coding sequence ATGAAAGTTTTGGCACTTATTCCTGCTCGTAGTGGTAGTAAAGGCGTAAAAGATAAAAATATTCGTCTTTTTCGTGGGCTTCCTTTGATGTCTCACACCATTACAAGCGCACTTAAAAGTGGAATTTGTGATGAAGTTTTTGTTTGCACAGACAGTGAGGATTATGCTTTGATTGCAAAAGAATATGGGGCAAGTGTGCCATTTTTAAGAAGTGAAGAAAGTGCAAGAGATGAAAGCAAAAGTATTGATTGTGTGATGGAATCTTTAGAAAAATACAAATCTTTAGGCAAAGAATTTGATGTCCTTCTTTTGTTGCAACCTACTTCTCCTTTGAGAAATGCAACTCATATCAAAAAAGCTTATGAACTTTTTCTTTCTTGTAATTGTCAAAGTCTAACAAGTGTGTGTGAAGTCAATGAGCATCCACTTTTTATGCGAACTCTTCAAAAGAATGCTCTTTCTCCTTTGCTTGAAGTTTCAAGTTCTGTGCGTCGCCAAGATTTGCCTCCTTATTATCGTCTCAATGGTGCAATTTATCTCAATCTCATCTCAGAGCTTAGTCTTCAAACAAGCTTCAATGACAATACAATCGGCTATGTGATGAGCAGAGAAGATTCTCTTGATATTGATAGAGAAGAGGATTTTCAAGATCAAAGAGAAAAGAAATGA
- a CDS encoding permease: MNYLFLSYFVEFLKLFFEISFLFFVVGMLMKFLQHHYTYTFQKYLAKDSISSHWRGILLGVITPFCSCSTIPIFRSLLKTRCNFGASIAYFLTSPLLNPITFVLLFKILDWKIAMFYTLFITIFVFVISLIFTKIDFMKLLNEEFIKSLYPKFSITPVQRKCCTTSYCPTSNKLTWKGLFITEFQDYKKIFPYIFIGMALGAGIHNFLPINFLSSYTNGNLLELIILAFMAVFLYIRIDLALPLGLVLIQAGMPTGSMMCFLIAGGGVSLPELILLRSMFKWQFLMIFIGIVMGIAIFFGWILNHFFSL; encoded by the coding sequence TTGAATTATTTATTTTTATCTTATTTCGTAGAATTTTTAAAACTCTTTTTTGAAATTTCATTTTTGTTTTTTGTTGTGGGGATGTTGATGAAATTCCTACAACACCACTATACATACACTTTTCAGAAATATCTTGCAAAGGATTCTATATCTTCTCATTGGAGAGGGATTTTATTGGGAGTAATAACACCATTTTGTTCTTGTTCGACAATCCCTATTTTTCGCTCACTACTAAAAACTAGATGTAATTTTGGAGCAAGTATTGCTTATTTTTTGACTTCCCCTTTGCTCAACCCAATTACTTTTGTTTTACTTTTTAAGATTTTAGATTGGAAAATTGCTATGTTTTATACGCTATTTATCACAATCTTTGTTTTTGTAATTTCTCTCATTTTTACAAAAATAGATTTTATGAAACTTTTGAACGAAGAATTTATCAAATCTTTATATCCCAAATTCTCAATTACTCCAGTTCAAAGAAAATGTTGCACAACTTCTTATTGTCCTACTTCTAATAAATTGACATGGAAGGGTTTATTTATTACAGAATTTCAAGATTATAAAAAGATTTTCCCTTATATTTTTATTGGAATGGCATTAGGGGCAGGGATACATAATTTTTTGCCCATAAATTTTTTAAGTTCTTATACAAATGGAAATTTATTAGAACTTATAATCCTAGCATTTATGGCTGTATTTTTATATATTCGGATTGATTTGGCACTTCCTTTGGGATTGGTTCTCATTCAAGCAGGGATGCCTACCGGATCTATGATGTGTTTTCTTATTGCTGGAGGCGGAGTGAGTTTACCCGAGCTTATTTTGCTTAGATCAATGTTTAAATGGCAATTTTTAATGATATTTATTGGAATTGTGATGGGGATAGCCATATTCTTTGGGTGGATTTTGAATCATTTCTTTTCTCTTTGA
- a CDS encoding ArsR/SmtB family transcription factor: MNIKIEILKAISNPLRLKVLECLCEGKKNVSEIIEFCQENQSSVSKALSILKNIRIISDEKVGNQVFYKIEICCLDKFLISLDQVAQESANHQIQKLKQSVSKINS; the protein is encoded by the coding sequence ATGAATATTAAAATTGAAATTTTAAAAGCTATTAGTAATCCTTTAAGATTAAAAGTTTTAGAGTGTCTTTGTGAAGGTAAAAAAAATGTTAGTGAAATCATAGAATTTTGCCAAGAAAATCAATCTAGTGTTTCTAAAGCTCTCTCTATTCTTAAAAATATTCGGATCATCTCTGATGAAAAAGTAGGTAATCAAGTATTTTATAAAATTGAAATCTGTTGTTTGGATAAGTTCCTGATTTCTCTTGATCAGGTTGCTCAAGAGAGTGCAAACCACCAAATTCAAAAACTCAAACAATCCGTTTCAAAAATTAATTCATAA
- a CDS encoding dihydroneopterin aldolase, whose product MILLIEQLELEIIIGILPIEREKAQKIIIDAELEYDYQGEYLNYVEIVELFSFELEQNQYGLLEEALQDLSHKLKQKFSQLKKISLSIKKPHILSNCIVGAKINS is encoded by the coding sequence ATGATTTTGCTTATAGAGCAATTGGAATTAGAAATTATCATTGGAATCTTACCTATTGAGCGAGAAAAGGCACAAAAGATCATCATTGATGCAGAATTAGAATATGACTATCAAGGAGAATATTTAAATTATGTTGAGATTGTGGAACTTTTTTCTTTTGAGTTGGAACAAAATCAATATGGACTTTTAGAAGAAGCTTTGCAAGATTTATCTCACAAGCTCAAACAAAAATTTTCTCAACTCAAAAAAATCTCTCTCTCAATCAAAAAACCTCATATTCTTTCAAACTGTATTGTAGGAGCAAAAATTAATTCATAA
- the plsY gene encoding glycerol-3-phosphate 1-O-acyltransferase PlsY, whose product MFEILSNINVIFYLLAYLCGGIPFGLIFCKVFFRINLREVGSGSIGATNVYRAIKEINPQKAKTFSILTIFLDALKGLIVVALAKFFGLSYDTQWMIAVLSVIGHCYSPYLNFTGGKGVATAIGSVFLLIPIEGSLGLLVWFIVGKVFKISSLSSLSGVLSGLILTFIIPYILPLPQSINILSQIHSHAPVILIGILILYTHIPNIIRLFKKQEQKIF is encoded by the coding sequence ATGTTTGAAATTTTGAGCAATATCAATGTTATTTTTTACCTTTTGGCTTATTTATGTGGAGGGATTCCTTTTGGTCTTATTTTTTGCAAAGTTTTCTTTAGAATCAATCTTAGAGAAGTTGGATCAGGAAGTATTGGTGCAACTAATGTTTATCGAGCAATCAAAGAAATCAATCCTCAAAAAGCAAAAACTTTTTCAATTTTAACTATTTTCTTAGATGCATTGAAAGGTCTTATTGTTGTGGCTTTGGCTAAGTTTTTTGGTTTGAGTTATGACACGCAATGGATGATTGCAGTTTTATCTGTGATTGGTCATTGTTATAGTCCATATTTAAATTTTACTGGAGGAAAAGGAGTCGCTACAGCAATAGGTTCTGTGTTTTTATTGATTCCAATTGAGGGGAGTTTAGGACTTTTAGTGTGGTTTATTGTAGGGAAGGTGTTCAAAATCTCTTCTCTCTCTTCTCTCTCAGGAGTATTAAGCGGGCTTATTTTGACCTTTATTATTCCTTATATCTTGCCATTACCTCAAAGTATTAATATTCTTTCTCAGATTCACTCTCATGCTCCTGTGATTTTGATTGGAATTTTGATCCTTTATACACATATTCCAAACATTATTAGACTCTTCAAAAAACAAGAACAAAAGATTTTTTGA
- a CDS encoding superinfection immunity protein produces MEYFYTFYSLPLAWIFGIFYFIPCVIAFIRSHSSRYGILIVNLFLGWFFIFWILSLAWALSKKD; encoded by the coding sequence ATGGAATATTTTTATACATTTTATTCTTTGCCATTAGCTTGGATTTTTGGGATTTTTTATTTTATCCCTTGTGTGATTGCTTTTATTCGAAGTCATAGTAGTCGCTATGGAATTTTGATAGTAAATTTATTTTTAGGTTGGTTTTTTATCTTTTGGATTTTATCTCTAGCTTGGGCTTTAAGCAAAAAAGATTGA